The Apium graveolens cultivar Ventura chromosome 6, ASM990537v1, whole genome shotgun sequence genome contains a region encoding:
- the LOC141666105 gene encoding uncharacterized protein LOC141666105 yields MVVGDRLSKYAYFVPIRHPFTASTVAREFISNIFHLDGVPLTIVSDLGKVFISSFGQALFKLKGTVFCMSSSYHPQSDGQIEIVNRILEQYLRYFVSEKSKKWEDWSITLRLLPYIPGTTQPYRQSSMVSRSLAKLSPRFFSPYKILANLGSIAYRLELPQGSLVHNMFHVSLLWKSEGPVPKQSTLSISEPSKSRAELQPERILEERVVEKGKYRPKTEILVQWEGQSPENTTWENKWHFPHTFPQFHLEDKGSSSGVDCYMH; encoded by the exons ATGGTGGTTGGCGATCGTCTTTCTAAATATGCATATTTTGTTCCTATTCGGCACCCGTTTACAGCCTCCACCGTTGCTCGGGaatttatttctaacatttttcaTTTAGATGGTGTTCCTTTAACTATTGTAAGTGATCTTGGTAAGGTCTTCATCAGTTCTTTTGGGCAGGCGCTCTTTAAGTTGAAGGGTACCGTTTTTTGCATGAGTTCGAGCTACCACCCGCAATCGGATGGGCAAATAGAAATTGTTAACCGAATTTTGGAACAGTACTTGCGCTATTTTGTGTCTGAAAAGTCGAAGAAATGGGAGGATTG GTCGATTACCCTCAGACTTTTGCCGTATATTCCGGGCACAACTCAG CCGTATAGACAGTCAAGTATGGTTTCTCGATCTTTGGCCAAGTTAAGTCCGAGGTTTTTTAGTCCTTACAAAATTCTTGCTAACTTGGGGTCTATTGCGTATCGACTTGAGTTACCTCAGGGCTCTTTGGTTCATAACATGTTTCATGTGAGTCTCTTATGGAAGAGTGAAGGCCCTGTTCCGAAACAATCCACGTTGTCCATTAGCGAACCTAGTAAGTCAAGGGCAGAACTTCAGCCAGAACGTATCTTGGAGGAGAGGGTTGTGGAGAAAGGAAAGTATCGCCCTAAGACGGAGATCCTAGTGCAATGGGAGGGACAGTCTCCTGAAAACACAACCTGGGAGAACAAGTGGCATTTTCCTCACACTTTTCCACAGTTTCACCTTGAGGACAAGGGGTCTTCAAGTGGGGTGGATTGTTATATGCATTAA
- the LOC141666103 gene encoding uncharacterized protein LOC141666103: protein MGERKSSSHSSFHPALTVNNIKNNIPIVLELQNSQYSTWAELFKIHARSYKVLDHIIPPPKGKEKVPVTDEEKKTWSTLDAAVISWIYSIISNDLLLTIIEPDATAMEAWDRLRDLFQDNQNSRALTLEQEFSTIKMEDFPTIKAYCQHLKSLFDQLRGVTSPVDNKRLVLQLVSGLTEAYKGVATLIRQSNPFLCFLKLGRCLH from the coding sequence ATGGGGGAACGAAAATCCTCGTCCCACTCCTCGTTCCACCCTGCTCTTACTGTCAACAATATCAAAAACAATATTCCGATTGTTCTTGAATTGCAAAACTCTCAGTACTCCACATGGGCAGAATTATTTAAGATTCATGCTCGTTCTTACAAAGTGTTAGACCATATTATCCCTCCGCCTAAGGGGAAGGAGAAGGTTCCTGTCACTGATGAGGAAAAGAAAACTTGGTCTACTCTAGACGCTGCTGTAATCTCGTGGATTTATTCCATCATCTCCAATGACCTATTGCTCACCATTATTGAACCAGATGCTACGGCTATGGAGGCATGGGATAGATTGCGTGATTTATTCCAGGATAATCAGAATTCTCGTGCCTTGACTCTTGAACAGGAATTTTCAACCATAAAGATGGAGGATTTTCCAACCATCAAGGCCTATTGCCAACACCTCAAGAGTCTCTTCGATCAATTGAGGGGTGTTACATCACCAGTGGATAATAAACGATTGGTTCTCCAATTGGTTTCTGGACTCACCGAAGCATACAAGGGTGTTGCTACCCTTATTCGACAGAGCAATCCCTTCCTCTGTTTTCTCAAGCTCGGTCGATGCTTACACTAG
- the LOC141666104 gene encoding uncharacterized protein LOC141666104, whose translation MYVFLALNASIKGWNFHLPFIIVDGTFLKSTHCGTLPVAATQDAGGKVFPLAFAAVDSENDMSWEWFFVKFKKAYGVREGMIIVSNRHESILKATNNVYNEVPHVFCIFQLLGNIQTKFKKKLKRIKDEFLSAVNAYTLKKFNYHMSELEKIDKRVQQYLQEVGYEKWAKVFSASNRYSNMTSNVAKSLTTVIISIRELPICTMLESLRALLQK comes from the coding sequence ATGTACGTATTCTTAGCTTTGAACGCTTCAATCAAAGGATGGAATTTTCACTTACCTTTTATCATTGTTGATGGAACGTTTTTGAAATCCACACATTGTGGTACTCTACCGGTGGCTGCAACTCAAGATGCAGGTGGTAAAGTTTTTCCTCTAGCATTTGCCGCAGTTGATTCAGAGAATGATATGTCTTGGGAATGGTTTTTTGTGAAATTCAAAAAAGCTTATGGTGTTAGGGAAGGGATGATAATAGTGTCAAATAGACATGAAAGCATATTAAAAGCGACTAACAATGTATACAATGAAGTACCACACGTGTTTTGCATTTTTCAACTACTTGGAAACATTCAAACCAAgttcaaaaaaaaattgaagaGGATAAAGGATGAATTCCTTTCTGCTGTAAATGCTTATACATTGAAAAAATTTAACTATCACATGTCTGAACTTGAGAAGATTGATAAAAGAGTTCAGCAATATTTACAAGAGGTTGGGTATGAGAAATGGGCTAAGGTTTTCTCAGCAAGTAACAGATACTCAAACATGACTTCAAATGTTGCAAAGTCTTTGACTACTGTCATAATCTCAATAAGGGAGCTTCCTATTTGTACAATGTTAGAGAGTTTGCGAGCTTTACTACAAAAATAG